A single Kryptolebias marmoratus isolate JLee-2015 linkage group LG7, ASM164957v2, whole genome shotgun sequence DNA region contains:
- the gpr185b gene encoding G-protein coupled receptor 12, producing MILSLAAAAAMSSGSGNSFNSSFPLDSFDSSTSWSEDPSNSSEPVVRTLTPDLQPATTTVTIQEVNPWDIALCVTGTLISCENALVIAVLFYTPALRAPMFILIGSLAVADLLAGVGLILNFVFTYLIDSSMEFVTLLSVGLLISAFSASVLNILAITVDRYLSLYNALTYHTERTVTFTYMMVIFIWVSCLTLGLLPVLGWNCLKDESKCSICRPVTKNNAVVLAVTFLLVFALMMQLYLQICKIAFRHAQQIAVQHQFVAISTTKGVSTLSAILCAFGACWLPFAMYSIVADSSYPVIYTYATVLPATCCSVINPVIYAFRNPDIQKSLWMACCGCVPSSLSLRPRTSSDV from the coding sequence ATGATTCTCTCCCTGGCTGCCGCAGCAGCTATGAGTAGCGGCAGCggtaacagcttcaactcttcctTCCCCCTTGATTCCTTCGACTCGTCCACCTCCTGGAGCGAGGATCCTTCTAACTCCTCTGAGCCAGTCGTACGGACTCTGACTCCTGACCTCCAGCCAGCGACCACCACTGTCACCATCCAGGAAGTCAACCCCTGGGATATTGCCCTGTGTGTAACAGGAACGCTCATATCATGTGAGAATGCTCTGGTTATTGCTGTGCTGTTCTACACACCAGCGCTTCGTGCTCCGATGTTCATCTTGATTGGATCGCTGGCAGTGGCAGATCTTCTTGCTGGGGTGGGCCTCATCTTGAACTTTGTCTTCACCTATTTAATCGACAGCTCGATGGAGTTTGTGACACTGTTGTCAGTTGGACTGCTTATCTCAGCCTTCTCAGCCTCTGTCCTCAACATCCTCGCCATCACAGTTGACCGGTACCTGTCGCTGTACAATGCCCTGACCTACCACACCGAGCGGACAGTAACCTTCACCTACATGATGGTGATCTTCATCTGGGTGTCGTGCCTCACGCTTGGCTTGCTACCGGTGCTTGGATGGAACTGCCTTAAGGACGAGTCCAAGTGCAGCATCTGCCGGCccgtcacaaaaaacaatgctgTAGTGCTCGCCGTTACCTTCCTCCTGGTCTTTGCCCTGATGATGCAACTCTACCTTCAGATCTGCAAAATTGCATTCCGCCATGCGCAGCAGATTGCAGTGCAGCACCAGTTCGTGGCCATCTCCACCACCAAAGGGGTCTCCACGCTGTCGGCAATCCTGTGTGCCTTCGGGGCTTGCTGGCTGCCATTTGCCATGTACTCCATTGTGGCTGACTCCAGCTACCCTGTAATATATACCTACGCCACAGTTCTCCCGGCCACCTGCTGCTCAGTTATCAACCCTGTCATCTATGCTTTCCGAAACCCAGACATCCAGAAGTCGTTGTGGATGGCGTGTTGTGGCTGCGTCCCATCCAGCCTCTCTCTAAGACCCAGGACCTCCAGTGACGTGTAG